In a genomic window of Streptomyces sp. NBC_01231:
- the ilvN gene encoding acetolactate synthase small subunit, whose product MSKHTLSVLVENTPGILARIAALFSRRGFNIDSLAVGVTEHPDISRITIVVSVVDELPLEQVTKQLNKLVNVLKIVELESGSAVQRELVLVKVRADNETRSQIVEIVQLFRAKTVDVSPEAVTIEATGSSDKLEAMLKMLEPYGIKELVQSGTIAIGRGARSITDRSLRALDRSA is encoded by the coding sequence ATGTCCAAGCACACGCTCTCCGTCCTGGTGGAGAACACGCCGGGCATCCTGGCCCGGATCGCCGCCCTGTTCTCCCGTCGCGGCTTCAACATCGACTCGCTCGCCGTCGGTGTCACCGAGCACCCCGACATCTCCCGCATCACCATCGTGGTGAGTGTCGTGGACGAACTGCCGCTGGAGCAGGTGACGAAGCAGCTCAACAAGCTCGTCAACGTGCTCAAGATCGTCGAGCTGGAGTCCGGATCGGCCGTCCAGCGCGAACTCGTTCTGGTGAAGGTGCGCGCCGACAACGAGACGCGCTCCCAGATCGTCGAGATCGTCCAGCTGTTCCGCGCCAAGACCGTCGACGTCTCCCCGGAGGCCGTCACCATCGAGGCCACCGGCTCCAGTGACAAGCTGGAGGCCATGCTGAAGATGCTCGAGCCGTACGGCATCAAGGAGCTAGTGCAGTCCGGCACCATTGCGATCGGACGCGGCGCCCGTTCGATCACGGACCGGTCGCTGCGCGCCCTGGACCGGTCGGCGTAA
- the pruA gene encoding L-glutamate gamma-semialdehyde dehydrogenase, giving the protein MDAVTQVPTPVNEPVRGYAPGSPERARLETKLKELADNPVDLPCVIGGEKRLGGGERFDVVQPHNHKARLGTYGNATRQDAQDAVDAALAAAPAWRAMSFDDRAAIILRAAELLAGPWRETLAASTMLGQSKTAQQAEIDTPCELIDFWRFNVKYARDLLAEQPPANSPGVWNRLDHRPLEGFVYAITPFNFTAIAGNLPTAPALMGNVVVWKPSPTQTHAAVLLMRLLEEAGLPKGVINLVTGDGIEVSEVALNHRDLAGIHFTGSTRTFQHLWKTVGANIEKYRTYPRLVGETGGKDFVVAHPSADPAILKTALTRGAFEYQGQKCSATSRAYIPASIWNSGFREEFAAEVDSVAMGDVTDLSNFIGAVIDERAFAKNKAAIDRAKSDPNCAIVAGGSYDDSVGYFVRPTVIECGDPENEVFTTEYFGPVLAVHVYEDDAYDEMLTQMESVSDYALTGSVISADRAAAAYTMEKLRYAAGNFYINDKSTGAVVGQQPFGGGRASGTNDKAGAPQNLMRWTLTRAIKETLVPPTDYPYPHMG; this is encoded by the coding sequence ATGGACGCTGTGACCCAGGTCCCCACCCCCGTCAACGAGCCGGTGCGCGGCTACGCCCCGGGCTCGCCGGAACGCGCTCGACTGGAGACGAAGCTCAAGGAGCTGGCCGACAACCCCGTTGATCTGCCGTGCGTCATCGGCGGCGAGAAGCGACTGGGCGGCGGTGAGCGCTTCGACGTCGTGCAGCCGCACAACCACAAGGCCCGCCTCGGCACGTACGGCAACGCCACCCGGCAGGACGCCCAGGACGCCGTCGACGCGGCCCTCGCCGCCGCGCCCGCCTGGCGTGCGATGTCCTTCGACGACCGCGCGGCGATCATCCTGCGCGCCGCCGAGCTGCTGGCCGGTCCCTGGCGCGAGACGCTGGCCGCCTCCACCATGCTCGGCCAGTCCAAGACCGCCCAGCAGGCCGAGATCGACACCCCCTGCGAGCTGATCGACTTCTGGCGCTTCAACGTCAAGTACGCCCGTGACCTGCTCGCCGAGCAGCCCCCGGCGAACTCCCCGGGCGTCTGGAACCGCCTGGACCACCGCCCCCTCGAGGGCTTCGTCTACGCGATCACGCCCTTCAACTTCACGGCGATCGCGGGCAACCTGCCCACCGCGCCCGCGCTGATGGGCAACGTCGTGGTCTGGAAGCCGTCGCCCACGCAGACCCACGCCGCCGTGCTGCTGATGCGGCTCCTGGAGGAGGCCGGTCTGCCCAAGGGCGTCATCAACCTCGTCACCGGTGACGGCATCGAGGTCTCCGAGGTCGCCCTGAACCACCGCGACCTCGCGGGCATCCACTTCACCGGCTCGACCAGGACCTTCCAGCACCTGTGGAAGACGGTCGGCGCCAACATCGAGAAGTACCGCACCTACCCGCGCCTGGTCGGCGAGACCGGCGGCAAGGACTTCGTCGTCGCCCACCCGAGCGCCGACCCCGCGATCCTCAAGACCGCCCTGACCCGCGGTGCCTTCGAGTACCAGGGCCAGAAGTGTTCCGCGACCTCCCGGGCCTACATCCCGGCGTCGATCTGGAACAGCGGCTTCCGCGAGGAGTTCGCCGCCGAGGTCGACTCCGTCGCCATGGGTGACGTCACCGACCTGTCGAACTTCATCGGCGCGGTCATCGACGAGCGCGCCTTCGCCAAGAACAAGGCCGCCATCGACCGGGCGAAGTCGGACCCGAACTGCGCGATCGTCGCGGGCGGTTCGTACGACGACTCGGTCGGCTACTTCGTCCGCCCGACCGTCATCGAGTGCGGCGACCCGGAGAACGAGGTCTTCACGACGGAGTACTTCGGCCCGGTTCTCGCGGTCCATGTCTACGAGGACGACGCGTACGACGAGATGCTGACCCAGATGGAGTCGGTCTCCGACTACGCGCTGACCGGCTCGGTCATCTCGGCCGACCGCGCGGCGGCGGCGTACACCATGGAGAAGCTCCGCTACGCGGCCGGCAACTTCTACATCAACGACAAGTCGACCGGCGCCGTCGTCGGCCAGCAGCCCTTCGGCGGCGGCCGGGCCTCCGGCACCAACGACAAGGCGGGCGCCCCGCAGAACCTGATGCGCTGGACCCTGACCCGCGCGATCAAGGAGACGCTGGTCCCGCCGACCGACTACCCGTACCCGCACATGGGCTGA
- the serA gene encoding phosphoglycerate dehydrogenase gives MSSKPVVLIAEELSPATVDALGPDFDIRQCNGADRAELLPAIADVDAILIRSATKVDAEAVAAATKLKVVARAGVGLDNVDVSAATKAGVMVVNAPTSNIVTAAELACGLLLATARHIPQANTALKNGEWKRSKYTGVELAEKTLGVVGLGRIGALVAQRMSAFGMKVVAYDPYVQPARAAQMGVKVLSLDELLEVADFITVHLPKTPETLGLIGDEALHKVKPSVRIVNAARGGIVDEEALYSALKEGRVAGAGLDVYAKEPCTDSPLFELDQVVCTPHLGASTDEAQEKAGIAVARSVRLALAGELVPDAVNVQGGVIAEDVKPGLPLAERLGRIFTALAGEVAVRLDVEVYGEITQHDVKVLELSALKGVFEDVVDETVSYVNAPLFAQERGVEVRLTTSSESSDHRNVVTVRGTLGNGEEVSVSGTLAGPKHLQKIVAVGEYDVDLALADHMVVLRYEDRPGVVGTVGRVFGEGGINIAGMQVARAAAGGEALAVLTVDDAVPAGVLAEVAEEIGATSARAVNLV, from the coding sequence GTGAGCTCGAAACCTGTCGTACTCATCGCTGAAGAGCTGTCGCCCGCGACTGTCGACGCGCTCGGCCCGGACTTCGACATCCGGCAGTGCAACGGCGCCGACCGGGCCGAGCTGCTGCCCGCCATCGCCGACGTCGACGCGATCCTGATCCGTTCGGCCACCAAGGTCGACGCGGAGGCAGTCGCCGCCGCGACCAAGCTGAAGGTCGTCGCGCGAGCCGGCGTCGGCCTGGACAACGTCGACGTCTCCGCCGCCACCAAGGCCGGCGTGATGGTCGTCAACGCCCCCACCTCCAACATCGTGACCGCCGCCGAGCTGGCCTGCGGTCTGCTGCTCGCCACCGCGCGCCACATTCCGCAGGCCAACACCGCGCTGAAGAACGGCGAGTGGAAGCGCAGCAAGTACACCGGTGTGGAGCTCGCGGAGAAGACCCTGGGTGTCGTCGGCCTCGGCCGCATCGGCGCGCTCGTCGCCCAGCGCATGTCGGCCTTCGGCATGAAGGTCGTCGCGTACGACCCCTACGTCCAGCCTGCCCGAGCCGCGCAGATGGGCGTGAAGGTCCTGTCCCTCGACGAGCTGCTCGAGGTCGCCGACTTCATCACCGTGCACCTGCCGAAGACCCCCGAGACCCTGGGGCTCATCGGTGACGAGGCGCTGCACAAGGTCAAGCCGTCGGTGCGGATCGTCAACGCCGCGCGCGGCGGGATCGTCGACGAGGAGGCGCTGTACTCCGCCCTCAAGGAGGGCCGGGTCGCCGGTGCCGGTCTCGACGTGTACGCCAAGGAGCCCTGCACGGACTCCCCGCTGTTCGAGCTCGACCAGGTGGTGTGCACCCCGCACCTCGGCGCGTCGACCGACGAGGCGCAGGAGAAGGCCGGTATCGCCGTCGCCAGGTCGGTGCGGCTCGCCCTCGCCGGTGAGCTGGTCCCGGACGCGGTGAACGTCCAGGGCGGTGTCATCGCCGAGGACGTCAAGCCGGGTCTGCCGCTCGCCGAGCGCCTCGGCCGCATCTTCACCGCGCTCGCGGGCGAGGTCGCGGTCCGCCTCGACGTCGAGGTGTACGGCGAGATCACCCAGCACGACGTGAAGGTGCTGGAGCTGTCCGCCCTCAAGGGCGTCTTCGAGGATGTCGTCGACGAGACGGTGTCGTACGTCAACGCCCCGCTGTTCGCGCAGGAGCGCGGCGTCGAGGTGCGGCTGACCACCAGCTCGGAGTCCAGCGACCACCGCAATGTCGTCACCGTGCGGGGCACGCTCGGCAACGGCGAGGAGGTGTCGGTCTCCGGCACGCTGGCCGGCCCGAAGCACCTCCAGAAGATCGTCGCGGTCGGTGAGTACGACGTCGACCTCGCGCTCGCCGACCACATGGTGGTGCTGCGGTACGAGGACCGGCCCGGTGTCGTCGGCACGGTCGGCCGGGTCTTCGGCGAGGGCGGGATCAACATCGCCGGTATGCAGGTCGCCCGGGCCGCGGCCGGCGGCGAGGCGCTCGCGGTGCTGACCGTCGATGACGCGGTGCCCGCCGGGGTGCTGGCGGAGGTCGCGGAGGAGATCGGCGCGACGTCCGCGCGTGCGGTGAACCTGGTCTGA
- a CDS encoding TetR/AcrR family transcriptional regulator: MGHREDLLEGAKRCLLAKGFARTTARDIVKESGTNLASIGYHYGSKDALLAQAYVSLVEGMGDAFEGDGAALSAAPGSLERFQEVWSNVIATMREPGSLWHLSMEIVVMGDQLPEVRDHLARAQREAGRGFVPMLMGGREEDVSDETADTLGMFYVTLMTGLIAQWTFDPKTAPGAEQIAAGLRQVIAAATKS, encoded by the coding sequence ATGGGACACCGTGAGGATCTGCTCGAAGGCGCCAAGCGCTGCCTGCTGGCGAAGGGCTTCGCGCGGACGACGGCGCGCGACATCGTCAAGGAGTCGGGGACCAACCTGGCCTCGATCGGCTATCACTACGGCTCGAAGGACGCGCTGCTGGCCCAGGCGTACGTGTCACTGGTCGAGGGCATGGGCGACGCCTTCGAGGGGGACGGAGCCGCCCTGAGCGCCGCGCCCGGCTCACTCGAACGGTTCCAGGAGGTGTGGTCGAACGTCATCGCCACCATGCGGGAGCCGGGCTCGCTCTGGCACCTCAGCATGGAGATCGTGGTCATGGGTGACCAACTCCCCGAGGTGCGCGACCACTTGGCGCGGGCCCAGCGGGAGGCCGGGCGCGGGTTCGTGCCCATGCTCATGGGCGGACGCGAGGAGGACGTCTCGGACGAGACCGCCGACACCCTCGGCATGTTCTACGTGACCCTCATGACGGGCCTCATCGCGCAGTGGACCTTCGATCCGAAGACCGCGCCCGGTGCGGAGCAGATCGCGGCGGGGCTGCGCCAGGTGATCGCCGCGGCCACGAAGAGCTGA
- a CDS encoding HAD family hydrolase, translating into MPLLMIDLDNTLVDRDAAFREALASFLAEYALPADDLPRLLALDASGYTPRPDVARAMIDRYGATVPDSAVHALLDHGAAERVTLPEATHRALGEAVAGGWTCVIVSNGRVAQQETKIRTTGLDRLVHGWVVSEAVGHKKPAPEIFHAAASLVGARLGGAWMIGDSPHADVRGAKGVDAHSVWVSGGLPWTEVGYRPTRIARDTATAIRQVVGVKG; encoded by the coding sequence ATGCCCCTGCTGATGATCGATCTCGACAACACCCTGGTCGACCGGGACGCCGCCTTCCGGGAGGCGCTCGCGTCGTTCCTGGCCGAGTACGCGCTGCCCGCCGACGATCTCCCCCGGCTGCTGGCCCTCGACGCGAGCGGCTACACGCCCCGCCCGGACGTCGCCCGGGCCATGATCGACCGCTACGGCGCCACGGTCCCCGACTCCGCCGTGCACGCCCTGCTCGACCACGGCGCCGCCGAGCGCGTCACCCTGCCGGAGGCGACTCACCGTGCTCTCGGTGAGGCCGTCGCGGGCGGCTGGACCTGCGTGATCGTCAGCAACGGCCGCGTCGCCCAGCAGGAGACGAAGATCCGGACCACCGGGCTGGACCGGCTCGTCCACGGCTGGGTGGTCTCCGAGGCCGTCGGCCACAAGAAGCCCGCGCCGGAGATCTTCCACGCGGCCGCGTCCCTGGTCGGCGCACGGCTGGGCGGCGCCTGGATGATCGGCGACTCACCGCACGCCGACGTCCGGGGCGCGAAGGGCGTCGACGCGCACAGCGTGTGGGTGTCGGGCGGCCTGCCGTGGACCGAGGTCGGCTACCGGCCCACCCGTATCGCCCGGGACACCGCCACCGCCATCCGCCAGGTCGTCGGCGTCAAGGGGTGA
- a CDS encoding MFS transporter, with amino-acid sequence MTTNPTSTTPPPIRAGRREWTALGVLMLPLLLVSMDVSVLYFAIPAISADLEPSGTQQLWIFDIYAFVLAGLLMTMGSLGDRIGRRRLLLIGATAFGAASLVAAYANSAETLIAARAVLGIGGATLMPSTMALLRTMFTDPGQRAKAIGLWSGVMTAGIALGSVMSGVLVQHFWWGSVFLVNLPAMALLLVLGPILLPESKDPAPGRFDWLSVPLSMAAVLPVIYGLKEIPSEGWNVRYVVSITVGLLFAALFVHRQRTAASPMIDPAMFRGRGFAPSVALNLVSAFGIMGSAYFTTQYLQSVLDKSALEAALWALLPSLPIGAAAPVATALVQKGVDRAHVVTAGFVIASCGFALLALAGTDSMWLVLASCGVLAVGGVTVMSQIMDLAMGTAPVERAGTASSLMETGTEFGGALGMAVLGAIGTAIYRHEIPGSAPAPAHETLGGALAVADRVPGLAAAAREAFTSGMQGAAIAGAVVLAGAAVLAAVTLRKVRPHTKTPDELSDLSPSGV; translated from the coding sequence ATGACGACGAACCCGACGAGCACCACCCCGCCCCCGATCCGGGCCGGCCGCCGCGAATGGACCGCCCTCGGCGTGCTGATGCTGCCGCTGCTGCTGGTCTCGATGGACGTCTCGGTCCTCTACTTCGCCATCCCGGCGATCAGCGCCGACCTGGAACCGAGCGGCACCCAGCAGCTGTGGATCTTCGACATCTACGCGTTCGTGCTGGCCGGCCTGCTGATGACGATGGGCTCGCTGGGCGACCGCATCGGCCGCCGCAGGCTGCTCCTGATCGGCGCCACCGCCTTCGGCGCGGCCTCACTGGTCGCGGCGTACGCGAACAGCGCCGAGACCCTGATCGCGGCCCGCGCGGTCCTCGGCATCGGCGGTGCGACCCTGATGCCCTCGACGATGGCGCTGCTGCGCACGATGTTCACCGACCCGGGCCAGCGGGCGAAGGCGATCGGCCTGTGGTCCGGCGTGATGACGGCCGGCATCGCGCTCGGCTCGGTGATGAGCGGCGTCCTGGTCCAGCACTTCTGGTGGGGCTCGGTCTTCCTGGTCAACCTGCCCGCGATGGCCCTGCTGCTGGTCCTCGGTCCGATCCTGCTGCCCGAGTCGAAGGACCCCGCGCCCGGCCGCTTCGACTGGCTGAGCGTCCCGCTGTCGATGGCCGCCGTGCTCCCCGTGATCTACGGCCTGAAGGAGATCCCCTCCGAGGGCTGGAACGTCCGCTACGTCGTCTCGATCACCGTCGGTCTGCTCTTCGCGGCCCTCTTCGTCCACCGCCAGCGCACCGCGGCTTCGCCGATGATCGACCCGGCCATGTTCCGCGGCCGCGGATTCGCGCCGTCCGTCGCCCTGAACCTCGTCTCGGCGTTCGGGATCATGGGATCGGCCTACTTCACCACGCAGTACCTGCAGTCGGTGCTCGACAAGAGCGCCCTGGAAGCGGCCCTGTGGGCGCTGCTGCCCTCGCTGCCGATCGGGGCCGCGGCGCCGGTCGCGACCGCCCTGGTCCAGAAAGGCGTCGACCGCGCCCACGTCGTCACCGCGGGCTTCGTGATCGCCTCGTGCGGCTTCGCGCTGCTGGCCCTCGCCGGTACGGACTCGATGTGGCTGGTGCTCGCGTCGTGCGGCGTCCTCGCGGTCGGCGGCGTCACCGTGATGTCCCAGATCATGGACCTCGCGATGGGCACCGCTCCGGTGGAACGGGCAGGCACCGCGTCCTCGCTGATGGAGACCGGCACGGAGTTCGGCGGCGCTCTCGGCATGGCCGTCCTCGGGGCCATCGGCACGGCGATCTACCGCCACGAGATCCCGGGCTCGGCGCCGGCTCCGGCCCACGAGACGCTGGGCGGGGCACTGGCTGTCGCGGACCGGGTCCCGGGCCTGGCCGCGGCGGCGCGGGAAGCGTTCACCAGTGGGATGCAGGGTGCGGCGATCGCGGGTGCGGTGGTACTGGCGGGAGCGGCGGTGCTGGCGGCGGTGACACTGCGGAAGGTCCGGCCGCACACCAAAACGCCGGACGAGCTGAGTGACCTCAGCCCGTCCGGCGTGTGA
- a CDS encoding helix-turn-helix domain-containing protein: MGENAWVTSDAAPFKNVSDYQELVDEISELLGAPATLESRDFELIAFGAYDSEGDLDASALDPVRTRSILARRSTPAVRSWFEGFGITRATGPVRIPPTPEAGVHRGRICLPVRHRGVVLGYVWLLDDDPGPTERQLAAAMEVTTRIGALLADEAQHGADLSRELRAVLTAEQGWQHDMAVAELRTALGPRADTLHTVVCVTPWPSADPEDAPSVRTVPGATALCTVPWGATAHSLALLVRLRAPDVLTPATSAAGRLLERAGSPTGGVGGSQVAGGGAGGRPPVAGSATGSGPVDPVTSGDGVGAVGAGIAVARVGLAELGAAWREASAAARAALAEPRFGPVAEWADIGPYRLLTSLPPETAQDPAVRALLSPAHRELARTTELYLDCAGQAARTAAELGIHRQTLYYRLSRVEKLTGLDLDDGEDRLLLHMALKGARL; this comes from the coding sequence ATGGGGGAGAATGCCTGGGTGACGTCGGACGCTGCGCCTTTCAAGAACGTGAGTGACTACCAGGAGCTGGTCGACGAGATCTCCGAGCTCCTCGGCGCCCCCGCGACCCTGGAGAGCCGGGACTTCGAGCTGATCGCCTTCGGTGCGTACGACAGCGAGGGCGACCTGGACGCGTCGGCGCTGGACCCCGTGCGCACCCGCTCGATCCTCGCCCGGCGCTCCACGCCAGCCGTCCGCTCGTGGTTCGAGGGCTTCGGCATCACCCGGGCCACCGGGCCGGTCCGGATCCCGCCCACCCCCGAGGCGGGCGTCCACCGGGGGCGGATCTGCCTCCCCGTACGCCATCGGGGTGTCGTGCTCGGCTACGTCTGGCTGCTGGACGACGACCCGGGGCCCACCGAGCGGCAGCTGGCGGCGGCGATGGAGGTGACGACCCGCATCGGCGCGCTGCTCGCGGACGAGGCACAGCACGGAGCGGATCTGAGCAGGGAACTGCGGGCGGTCCTCACCGCCGAGCAGGGCTGGCAGCACGACATGGCCGTCGCCGAACTCCGCACGGCCCTCGGCCCGCGCGCGGACACCCTCCACACCGTGGTCTGCGTGACCCCCTGGCCGTCGGCCGACCCGGAGGACGCCCCGTCCGTCCGTACGGTCCCGGGTGCGACGGCCCTGTGCACGGTGCCCTGGGGAGCGACGGCCCACTCCCTCGCCCTGCTGGTCCGGCTCCGCGCACCGGACGTCCTGACACCGGCGACGTCGGCAGCGGGACGTCTGCTGGAGCGGGCGGGATCACCGACCGGAGGCGTGGGCGGGTCGCAGGTCGCGGGCGGCGGCGCCGGGGGCCGACCGCCGGTCGCCGGTTCCGCCACGGGGAGCGGGCCGGTGGACCCGGTGACGTCCGGCGACGGGGTCGGCGCGGTGGGCGCCGGTATCGCCGTCGCCCGCGTCGGCCTCGCCGAGCTGGGCGCCGCCTGGCGTGAGGCCTCGGCCGCCGCCCGAGCGGCCCTGGCGGAACCGCGGTTCGGGCCGGTCGCCGAGTGGGCGGACATCGGTCCGTACCGCCTGCTGACCTCACTCCCCCCGGAGACGGCCCAGGACCCCGCCGTACGTGCGCTCCTGTCCCCCGCCCACCGCGAACTGGCCCGCACCACCGAGCTCTACCTGGACTGCGCCGGCCAGGCGGCCCGCACCGCCGCCGAGTTGGGTATCCACCGCCAGACCCTCTACTACCGCCTGTCCCGGGTCGAGAAGCTCACCGGTCTCGATCTGGACGACGGCGAGGACCGACTGCTGTTGCACATGGCGTTGAAGGGGGCACGGCTCTAG
- the ilvC gene encoding ketol-acid reductoisomerase encodes MAELFYDADADLSIIQGRKVAVIGYGSQGHAHALSLRDSGVDVRVGLHEGSKSKAKAEEQGLRVVTPSEAAAEADVIMILVPDPIQGQVYEEHIKDNLKDGDALFFGHGLNIRFGFIKPPAGVDVCMVAPKGPGHLVRRQYEEGRGVPCIAAVEQDATGSAFALALSYAKGIGGTRAGVIKTTFTEETETDLFGEQAVLCGGTAALVKAGFETLTEAGYQPEIAYFECLHELKLIVDLMYEGGLEKMRWSISETAEWGDYVTGPRIITDATKAEMKKVLAEIQDGTFAQAWMDEYHGGLKKYNEYKTQDSEHLLETTGKELRKLMSWVNDEDA; translated from the coding sequence GTGGCCGAGCTGTTCTACGACGCCGACGCCGACCTGTCCATCATCCAGGGCCGCAAGGTCGCGGTCATCGGTTACGGCAGCCAGGGCCACGCCCACGCGCTGTCGCTCCGTGACTCGGGTGTCGACGTGCGTGTCGGTCTGCACGAGGGCTCCAAGTCCAAGGCGAAGGCCGAGGAGCAGGGCCTGCGCGTGGTGACCCCGTCGGAGGCCGCCGCCGAGGCCGACGTCATCATGATCCTCGTCCCGGACCCGATCCAGGGCCAGGTCTACGAGGAGCACATCAAGGACAACCTGAAGGACGGCGACGCGCTGTTCTTCGGTCACGGCCTGAACATCCGCTTCGGTTTCATCAAGCCCCCGGCCGGCGTCGACGTCTGCATGGTCGCCCCGAAGGGCCCGGGCCACCTGGTCCGCCGCCAGTACGAGGAGGGTCGCGGCGTTCCCTGCATCGCGGCCGTCGAGCAGGACGCCACCGGCAGCGCCTTCGCGCTGGCCCTGTCGTACGCGAAGGGCATCGGCGGCACCCGCGCCGGCGTCATCAAGACGACCTTCACCGAGGAGACCGAGACCGACCTGTTCGGTGAGCAGGCCGTCCTCTGCGGTGGCACCGCGGCTCTGGTCAAGGCGGGCTTCGAGACCCTGACCGAGGCGGGCTACCAGCCGGAGATCGCCTACTTCGAGTGCCTGCACGAGCTGAAGCTGATCGTCGACCTCATGTACGAGGGCGGCCTGGAGAAGATGCGCTGGTCGATCTCCGAGACCGCCGAGTGGGGCGACTACGTCACCGGCCCGCGGATCATCACCGACGCCACCAAGGCCGAGATGAAGAAGGTCCTCGCCGAGATCCAGGACGGGACCTTCGCCCAGGCCTGGATGGACGAGTACCACGGCGGTCTGAAGAAGTACAACGAGTACAAGACCCAGGACTCCGAGCACCTGCTCGAGACCACCGGCAAGGAACTGCGTAAGCTCATGAGCTGGGTGAACGACGAGGACGCGTAA
- a CDS encoding proline dehydrogenase family protein yields the protein MLGPVILAASRSDLIRRLISAAPMTKQVVDRFIPGETVDEIVSIVRDLTDRGLELTMDVVGEDITTPGQAAAARDAYLELVDRLKGLELGTRAEMSVKLSMFGQALDGGHELALANIRPVVEAAAEIGTTVTLDAEDHTTLDSMFAIHEELRKDFPQTGCVIQAYLHRTEADARRLAANGSRVRLVKGAYNEPVEVAHQQRHEIDKAYVRILKILMEGEGYPMVGSHDPRLISIAQELARQADRKLDEYEFQMLYGIRGEEHLRLAAEGHRMRVYTAYGTDWYGYFMRRLAEKPANLRFFVRSMVSKG from the coding sequence GTGCTGGGTCCCGTGATTCTCGCCGCGTCGCGCAGCGACCTGATCCGACGCCTGATCTCGGCGGCCCCGATGACCAAGCAGGTCGTCGACCGCTTCATCCCCGGTGAGACCGTCGACGAGATCGTGTCGATCGTCCGGGACCTGACCGACAGGGGCCTGGAGCTGACGATGGACGTCGTCGGCGAGGACATCACCACGCCCGGACAGGCCGCCGCCGCCCGGGACGCCTACCTGGAGCTCGTGGACCGGCTCAAGGGGCTGGAGCTCGGCACCCGTGCCGAGATGTCCGTCAAGCTGTCCATGTTCGGCCAGGCGCTCGACGGCGGTCACGAGCTGGCCCTGGCCAACATCCGGCCCGTCGTCGAGGCCGCCGCGGAGATCGGGACGACCGTCACCCTCGACGCGGAGGACCACACCACCCTCGACTCGATGTTCGCCATCCACGAGGAGCTGCGGAAGGACTTCCCGCAGACCGGCTGCGTCATCCAGGCCTACCTCCACCGCACCGAGGCAGACGCCCGCCGCCTCGCCGCGAACGGCAGCCGCGTGCGGCTGGTGAAGGGCGCGTACAACGAGCCCGTCGAGGTCGCCCACCAGCAGAGGCACGAGATCGACAAGGCGTACGTCCGGATCCTGAAGATCCTGATGGAGGGCGAGGGGTATCCGATGGTCGGGTCCCACGACCCGCGCCTCATCTCCATCGCCCAGGAACTCGCCCGGCAGGCCGACCGCAAGCTCGACGAGTACGAGTTCCAGATGCTCTACGGAATCCGCGGCGAAGAGCACCTACGGCTCGCCGCCGAGGGCCACCGCATGCGTGTCTACACCGCCTACGGCACCGACTGGTACGGCTACTTCATGCGGCGGCTGGCGGAGAAACCGGCCAACCTGCGGTTCTTCGTCCGCTCGATGGTCAGCAAAGGGTGA